Proteins found in one Cryptosporangium phraense genomic segment:
- a CDS encoding bifunctional 3-phenylpropionate/cinnamic acid dioxygenase ferredoxin subunit, with translation MIPVCPLDDLPPGEAHRLDAVTPPITVFRTEDGELFALDDTCTHQDASLADGWIEGCAVECPLHASRFDLRTGRPDGLPAKIGVRTHEVLVVDGTIHVVPSAAAPNLPPGAQLPGVH, from the coding sequence ATGATCCCCGTCTGTCCTCTGGACGACCTGCCCCCCGGCGAGGCCCACCGGCTGGACGCCGTCACCCCGCCGATCACCGTCTTCCGCACCGAGGACGGCGAGCTGTTCGCTCTCGACGACACGTGCACCCACCAGGACGCCTCCCTGGCCGACGGCTGGATCGAGGGCTGCGCGGTCGAGTGCCCGCTGCACGCCTCGCGCTTCGACCTGCGCACCGGCCGCCCCGACGGCCTGCCGGCCAAGATCGGAGTCCGCACCCACGAGGTGCTGGTCGTCGACGGCACGATCCACGTCGTCCCCTCCGCCGCCGCCCCGAATCTCCCCCCGGGCGCCCAGCTGCCCGGCGTCCACTAG
- a CDS encoding HNH endonuclease, with product MSASRGSGPLGRADRLAERMARDGAACVWCGREFGRLVRATTDHVVPRVKGGPSWLENEVAACSRCNRARGHRGVADWADECERRGYDVDRPHLIRTLTELSEAIAVRGGQRKARAQIASQLRRLGTAP from the coding sequence ATGAGTGCTTCACGAGGTTCCGGACCGCTCGGGCGGGCCGACCGGCTGGCCGAGCGGATGGCCCGGGACGGCGCGGCCTGCGTGTGGTGCGGACGGGAGTTCGGGCGGCTGGTCCGGGCGACGACCGATCACGTGGTGCCGCGGGTGAAGGGCGGGCCGTCGTGGCTCGAGAACGAGGTCGCGGCCTGTTCGCGCTGCAACCGGGCCCGTGGGCACCGCGGGGTCGCCGACTGGGCCGACGAGTGCGAGCGCCGGGGCTACGACGTCGACCGTCCGCACCTGATCCGGACGCTGACCGAGTTGTCGGAGGCGATCGCGGTCCGGGGTGGCCAGCGCAAGGCCCGGGCGCAGATCGCCAGCCAGCTCAGGCGCCTCGGAACGGCCCCCTGA
- a CDS encoding NUDIX domain-containing protein yields MTSRPGIDTPDARGRTGLHLTGRDLHGNPDVEVLDVELLSSNWSVLRNNTYTYRHRDGRVTTETRETYDRGNGATILLYDASRRTVLLTRQFRFPAYVNDHPDGMLLETAAGLLDGDDPETAIRREAEEETGHTVGEVEHVFEAYMSPGSVTERLSFYAAPYSAESRTSAGGGIAHEGEDIEVVELPIERALALVESGEIEDAKTIMLLQWAVLRGPFRGA; encoded by the coding sequence TCCACCTCACCGGCCGTGACCTGCACGGCAACCCGGACGTCGAGGTCCTGGACGTCGAGCTGCTGTCGTCGAACTGGTCGGTGCTGCGCAACAACACCTACACCTACCGGCACCGCGACGGCCGGGTCACGACCGAGACCCGGGAAACCTACGACCGCGGCAACGGCGCCACGATCCTGCTCTACGACGCCTCCCGCCGGACCGTGCTGCTCACCCGCCAGTTCCGGTTCCCGGCCTACGTCAACGACCATCCGGACGGGATGCTGCTGGAGACCGCGGCCGGCCTGCTCGACGGCGACGACCCGGAGACCGCGATCCGGCGCGAGGCCGAGGAGGAGACCGGGCACACGGTCGGCGAGGTCGAGCACGTGTTCGAGGCCTACATGAGCCCGGGGTCGGTCACCGAGCGGCTGAGCTTCTACGCGGCGCCCTACAGCGCCGAGAGCCGCACCTCGGCGGGCGGCGGCATCGCCCACGAGGGCGAGGACATCGAGGTCGTCGAGCTGCCGATCGAGCGCGCGCTCGCCCTCGTCGAGTCGGGCGAGATCGAGGACGCCAAGACGATCATGCTCCTGCAGTGGGCCGTCCTCAGGGGGCCGTTCCGAGGCGCCTGA